From one Branchiostoma floridae strain S238N-H82 chromosome 3, Bfl_VNyyK, whole genome shotgun sequence genomic stretch:
- the LOC118412042 gene encoding arylamine N-acetyltransferase, pineal gland isozyme NAT-3-like, with translation MDVRRYLSRIRYHGDTRPNLENLRAVHLAHILAVPFENLSIHCGEEIVLDIQLLYHKIVVKRRGGLCYELNGLFAWLLRQLGFDCKTVSAQSYRPVTGEYGPEMGHILNVVRIDGEDWVADVGNQCLFRTPMRLAEDQEHTDVTGTYRIQREGDMWFLQRLKYSHQTKLTSDCRKATPGGTDRDVKLETGKQWVLKFKFTLQERELQELSNICKWTEKCHHVYSVRPLCVLPLADGLMTYMGRNLITTRYEDTRVSMATTALESDDDILNVLWDTFGIKLDKHLVVKD, from the exons ATGGACGTCAGACGATATCTGTCACGGatccgttaccatggcgacacCCGCCCTAACTTGGAAAACCTGCGCGCTGTCCACTTGGCACACATACTAGCCGTCCCTTTTGAGAACCTCAG CATCCACTGCGGAGAGGAGATTGTACTGGACATTCAGCTTCTCTACCATAAGATCGTCGTGAAGAGGCGGGGAGGGTTATGCTATGAGCTGAACGGCCTGTTCGCCTGGCTGCTGAGGCAGCTTGGGTTTGATTGTAAAACCGTGTCGGCCCAGAGCTATCGGCCCGTGACAGGAGAGTACGGGCCTGAGATGGGACATATTCTGAACGTGGTGAGGATCGACGGAGAGGACTGGGTCGCCGATGTGGGAAACCAATGTTTGTTTCGTACGCCCATGCGGTTGGCCGAAGACCAGGAGCACACTGACGTCACAGGAACATACAG GATTCAACGAGAAGGGGACATGTGGTTCCTGCAGCGACTCAAGTACAGCCACCAAACCAAACTGACCAGTGACTGCCGTAAAGCGACACCTGGCGGAACAGATCGGGATGTCAAGTTAGAGACCGGCAAGCAGTGGGTGTTGAAATTCAAGTTTACTTTGCAAGAACGCGAACTGCAAGAATTGTCCAATATATGTAAGTGGACAGAGAAGTGTCACCATGTATACTCTGTGCGGCCGCTATGCGTGCTCCCCCTAGCGGATGGTCTCATGACCTACATGGGCAGGAATCTGATCACAACGAGGTACGAGGACACCCgtgtctccatggcaaccacGGCGCTCGAGAGTGACGACGACATTCTGAACGTTCTGTGGGACACATTTGGGATCAAACTGGATAAACATCTCGTGGTAAAAGATTGA